A single Methylobacterium sp. 17Sr1-1 DNA region contains:
- a CDS encoding adenylate/guanylate cyclase domain-containing protein — protein sequence MYDQPRPTSVPTPTAAADGSEASDIPIGLFRDCVALRDWLLSEGARLPESGDLLAGMAERLNDLGVPVDRATTAIDALHSDYSGVGRFWTREDGVSFRLFPHGEATEQALARSPFAHVYATGEWLILDLRETPDDRFSIVPELKAAGFTHYITVPLFFTNGTKNGVTFATRDPRGFGDDDLAILRFIVPTLSAVMEMRGLNARLDHVLRVYVGDGPHQAILAGFIRRGQVERIRSAILFADMRGYTRLTDALPPEASVELLNTYFDCLVPPIESEGGEVLKYMGDGLLAIFRESGDDLGGAAQGALSAAQAALRRVEEANRAGRFPTRIEVGIALHHGEAAYGNVGSGARLDFTVIGRDVNLASRLAKLNKVLSEPLLMSKPFVDFLWGDPELLGTHPLDGFAEEMAIYRPGKGG from the coding sequence ATGTACGACCAGCCTCGCCCCACCTCCGTTCCGACGCCCACGGCCGCGGCGGACGGATCGGAGGCGAGCGACATCCCGATCGGCCTGTTTCGCGATTGCGTGGCGCTCCGCGACTGGTTGCTCAGCGAGGGGGCGCGACTGCCGGAATCCGGCGACCTCCTCGCCGGCATGGCCGAGCGGCTGAACGACCTCGGCGTGCCGGTCGACCGCGCCACCACCGCGATCGACGCGCTGCACTCGGACTATTCCGGCGTCGGCCGGTTCTGGACCCGGGAGGACGGCGTCAGCTTCCGCCTCTTTCCGCACGGCGAGGCCACCGAGCAGGCGCTCGCCCGCAGCCCCTTCGCCCATGTCTACGCCACCGGCGAGTGGCTGATCCTCGACCTGCGCGAGACGCCGGACGACCGGTTCAGCATCGTCCCGGAGCTGAAGGCGGCGGGCTTCACCCATTACATCACCGTGCCGCTGTTCTTCACCAACGGCACCAAGAACGGCGTCACCTTCGCGACCCGCGACCCGCGGGGCTTCGGCGACGACGACCTGGCGATCCTGCGCTTCATCGTACCGACCCTGTCGGCGGTGATGGAGATGCGCGGCCTCAACGCCCGGCTCGACCACGTCTTGCGGGTCTATGTCGGCGACGGGCCGCATCAGGCGATCCTCGCCGGCTTCATCCGCCGCGGCCAGGTCGAGCGGATCCGCTCGGCGATCCTGTTCGCCGACATGCGCGGCTACACCCGCCTCACCGACGCGCTGCCGCCCGAGGCTTCGGTCGAACTGCTGAACACCTATTTCGACTGCCTGGTGCCGCCGATCGAGAGCGAGGGCGGCGAGGTGCTGAAGTACATGGGCGACGGCCTGCTGGCGATCTTCCGCGAGAGCGGCGACGATCTCGGCGGCGCGGCGCAAGGCGCCCTCTCGGCGGCGCAGGCCGCGCTCCGCCGCGTCGAGGAGGCCAACCGCGCCGGGCGCTTCCCCACCCGCATCGAGGTCGGCATCGCGCTCCATCACGGCGAGGCGGCCTACGGCAATGTCGGCTCCGGGGCACGCCTCGATTTCACGGTGATCGGCCGCGACGTGAACCTGGCCAGTCGGCTGGCCAAGCTCAACAAGGTCCTGTCCGAGCCGCTCTTGATGTCGAAGCCCTTCGTCGACTTCCTGTGGGGCGATCCCGAATTGCTCGGCACCCACCCCCTCGACGGCTTCGCCGAGGAGATGGCGATCTACCGTCCGGGCAAGGGCGGCTGA
- a CDS encoding DUF2798 domain-containing protein, whose translation MSSPSSPRRLPASSAPLVTAFLLSILMTCVVSGISTLLAHGVTPDLLWHWPRAWGFSWLVAFPTLLLVLPLVRRAVARIVAPPR comes from the coding sequence ATGTCGTCTCCTTCCTCTCCGCGACGCCTGCCGGCCTCCTCCGCGCCACTGGTGACCGCGTTCCTGCTCTCCATCCTGATGACCTGCGTCGTCTCCGGCATCTCGACCCTGCTCGCGCATGGGGTCACGCCGGACCTCCTGTGGCACTGGCCGCGCGCCTGGGGCTTCTCCTGGCTCGTCGCCTTCCCGACGCTGCTGCTCGTGCTGCCGCTGGTTCGGCGCGCGGTGGCGCGGATCGTGGCGCCGCCGCGGTAA
- the thiO gene encoding glycine oxidase ThiO produces the protein MHAQTIGRRGGPAPSPESDRLPERAEVAVIGAGLIGLSVAWRLARAGLSVAVIERGRAGDGASLAATGMLAAAAEHEPGGEVLSPLCLESQRLWHPFRDELEAESGLSIDYRREGTLVIALGRDEVERLRFRHELQRRDGLSVEWLSGSAIRAREPGLRPTVTAGILCPDDHQVDPARVMAALRRAFRAVGGRLVEETTVTAFAREGGRVTGVETSAGSLRAGTVVLASGAWAGEGSLVPDLALPVRPLKGQSMALQMTPRSGLLSHVVWTEQVHMAPKGDGSLIVGATVEETGFDPHLTGGGLYALLEGARRALPGVEEMRVAGIWSGFRPTSDDDAPILGEARPGLVLAAGHHRNGYLLAPVTAEAVATLILRGETLPVAAPFGLSRFAPPPSLRSETA, from the coding sequence GTGCACGCGCAGACGATCGGACGGCGGGGCGGACCGGCCCCGAGCCCGGAGAGCGACCGGTTGCCTGAACGAGCCGAGGTCGCGGTGATCGGCGCCGGGCTGATCGGCCTGTCGGTCGCGTGGCGCCTGGCGCGCGCGGGTCTCTCCGTCGCGGTGATCGAGCGCGGCCGGGCCGGGGACGGCGCCAGCCTCGCCGCCACCGGCATGCTGGCCGCGGCCGCCGAGCACGAGCCCGGGGGCGAGGTCCTGTCGCCGCTCTGCCTCGAAAGCCAGCGCCTCTGGCACCCGTTCCGCGACGAGCTGGAGGCCGAATCGGGCCTCTCCATCGATTACCGCCGCGAGGGCACCCTCGTGATCGCGCTCGGTCGCGACGAGGTCGAACGGCTGCGCTTCCGTCACGAGTTGCAGCGCCGCGACGGTCTGTCCGTCGAGTGGCTGTCCGGCTCCGCCATTCGCGCCCGCGAACCGGGACTGCGCCCCACCGTCACTGCCGGCATCTTGTGCCCCGACGACCACCAGGTCGATCCCGCCCGCGTGATGGCCGCCCTGCGCCGAGCCTTCCGAGCCGTGGGCGGGCGCCTCGTCGAGGAGACCACGGTCACCGCATTCGCCCGCGAGGGCGGCCGGGTCACCGGGGTCGAGACCTCCGCCGGTTCGTTGAGGGCCGGCACCGTCGTGCTCGCCTCCGGTGCCTGGGCCGGGGAGGGGAGCCTGGTGCCCGACCTCGCCCTCCCGGTGCGCCCGCTCAAGGGCCAGTCGATGGCGCTGCAGATGACGCCGCGCAGCGGGCTCCTCTCCCACGTGGTCTGGACCGAGCAGGTCCACATGGCGCCGAAGGGGGATGGCTCGCTCATCGTCGGCGCCACCGTGGAGGAGACCGGCTTCGACCCGCACCTCACCGGCGGCGGTCTCTACGCCCTGCTGGAGGGCGCCCGCCGGGCGCTGCCGGGAGTCGAGGAGATGCGGGTGGCGGGCATCTGGAGCGGCTTCCGCCCGACCTCCGACGACGACGCCCCGATTCTCGGCGAGGCCCGGCCCGGCCTGGTGCTGGCCGCCGGCCACCACCGCAACGGCTACCTCCTGGCCCCGGTCACCGCCGAGGCCGTCGCCACCCTGATCCTGCGCGGCGAGACGCTGCCGGTGGCCGCCCCCTTCGGCCTGTCCCGGTTCGCCCCGCCTCCCTCCCTTCGAAGCGAGACCGCATGA